The following proteins come from a genomic window of Halictus rubicundus isolate RS-2024b chromosome 8, iyHalRubi1_principal, whole genome shotgun sequence:
- the LOC143356346 gene encoding uncharacterized protein LOC143356346: MEAESICSEPQCLQLLESFVKVEIEAAEKTLRTLGGETRKAKATAQAHWHRRKVLLERIRISKENIRVLTVSLNSHRQKKYNVELANKIELAKLNMDDEFKARQAESQKYEDILKQYENTTKDYRAKYEEFPLAKARREAQMRLKKIQVEKMMVDYKIKELKKISRHKEKIAWLRLRGRIVEFARDMLNNVALDRKLMELNKTIKDRRDELKAVDEEIAVQLMEQEEKRRIRELEMLKMPPPKINLSDMKSRFRSSSREDWRLHYEDSLDSVSVDMMMEEMCLSDETSLGPGRRSSFFEVDKNHGEEAINTGSPYPAQDEEMEQENTEPEAIDTPDEEPRRQPDPEEHPARDKQTSDVEEDIPPKRIKLMTDEPRTWNSPAATLKASGQPPRRSQQVDLSHGPRITKIETVRCSLPQKLDRYEPNRRTLTRSVYPDKTIDSFSSNITVRLKDTRLDLSPGSRISKTEAYDASPLITRDQVNPASMFSPGYSESSLSFSANKSFDHLKADQISLYEGSVQGFNPSSDTSEHALDTSFKAQPPVGRARDLPQISFSNILKPTGNKGSKHLF, encoded by the exons ATGGAGGCCGAAAGCATTTGCAGCGAACCGCAATGCTTGCAACTGTTGGAGTCCTTTGTGAAGGTGGAGATTGAAGCGGCGGAGAAGACTTTACGCA CCTTGGGAGGCGAGACGAGAAAAGCTAAAGCGACAGCGCAGGCGCACTGGCACCGGCGAAAAGTATTGCTGGAGAGAATTCGAATTTCAAAGGAGAACATCAGGGTTTTGACCGTCAGCTTGAATag TCACAGACAGAAAAAGTATAATGTCGAATTAGCCAACAAAATAGAGCTGGCCAAGCTCAATATGGACGACGAGTTCAAGGCCAGACAGGCAGAATCGCAAAAATACGAGGATATTTTGAAACAGTATGAAAACACGACGAAAGACTATCGC GCAAAGTATGAAGAATTTCCACTGGCAAAGGCCAGAAGAGAGGCGCAAATGAGGCTGAAGAAGATCCAAGTCGAGAAAATGATGGTCGACtacaaaatcaaagaattgaAAAAGATATCGCGGCATAAGGAAAAAATCGCTTGGCTGAGATTGCGTGGGAGGATAGTGGAATTTGCCAGAGACATGTTGAACAACGTGGCCCTCGACCGGAAGTTGATGGAATTAAATAAAACCATCAAAGATCGCAGGGATGAACTTAAAGCGGTCGACGAAGAG ATAGCTGTGCAATTGATGGAGCAGGAGGAGAAGAGGAGGATTAGGGAGCTAGAGATGCTAAAGATGCCGCCACCGAAGATTAATCTGTCTGATATGAAGTCTCGCTTCAGGTCCAGCTCgagagaggattggagactTCATTACGAGGATTCTCTAG ATTCCGTATCCGTGGACATGATGATGGAGGAAATGTGCCTATCGGACGAGACCTCTCTGGGGCCTGGTCGGCGATCCTCGTTCTTCGAGGTCGACAAGAATCACGGGGAAGAGGCGATCAATACCGGAAGTCCTTACCCGGCCCAGGACGAAGAAATGGAGCAGGAGAACACGGAACCGGAAGCGATCGATACGCCGGACGAGGAGCCGAGGAGGCAGCCGGATCCGGAGGAACATCCTGCCAGAGATAAGCAAACGTCCGACGTGGAAGAAGACATCCCCCCGAAGAGGATCAAGCTGATGACTGATGAACCAAGGACATGGAACTCGCCAGCGGCTACATTGAAAGCCTCCGGACAGCCACCGAGAAGAAGCCAGCAGGTTGATTTATCTCACGGACCCAGGATCACCAAGATCGAGACTGTCCGGTGCAGCTTGCCCCAGAAACTCGACAGATACGAGCCTAATCGGAGAACACTGACCCGGTCGGTGTACCCCGATAAGACCATAGACAGTTTTTCCTCGAACATCACTGTTCGATTGAAAGACACTCGACTGGATCTATCTCCGGGATCGAGGATCTCCAAAACGGAGGCTTACGATGCTTCTCCATTGATAACGCGCGATCAGGTCAACCCTGCTAGCATGTTCAGTCCTGGATACTCGGAGAGCAGCCTCAGCTTCTCCGCGAATAAGAGTTTCGATCATTTGAAAG CTGATCAGATATCGCTGTACGAGGGATCTGTTCAAGGTTTCAACCCTAGCTCCGATACATCAGAACATGCACTAGACACTAGCTTCAAGGCGCAGCCTCCTGTGGGAAGAGCTCGAGACCTTCCGC AGATCAGCTTCAGTAATATACTGAAGCCAACCGGCAACAAAGGCAGCAAACATCTCTTCTGA